A section of the Clostridium felsineum DSM 794 genome encodes:
- a CDS encoding ATPase, T2SS/T4P/T4SS family: MERSTKWELVPAHFGLLWPYVEDDKITDIDFNGRDLWITNTDNERIKVEDHGITKEFIEKFSHYIANNVSRAFNKIENLLEADTDTLRISIVHESAAISGRTVCIRITLPAVRMTRESIIKDGYCNRDILELLTNCVKARMNFVFCGEPGVGKTEGIKFFSQYIPSNERVITIEDTSELHYREINPDKDCVELIVSEGFSYTKAIKTSLRQNPKWLMLSEARSVEVKYLLESLSTGIRGFTTIHTDDARKIPDRILNMLESRIDADRMENDIYMFIDVGILIRKKQMRDGKVRRYIDQVCFFYRENGSNIIFPMVLNGELVKENIPKAVMEKFERMEIKPFESEGGNNIEEKKCTKIS, translated from the coding sequence ATGGAACGTAGTACAAAGTGGGAATTAGTACCTGCACATTTTGGATTGCTTTGGCCATATGTTGAAGATGATAAGATCACAGACATTGATTTTAACGGTAGAGATTTATGGATTACCAATACTGATAATGAAAGAATAAAAGTGGAGGATCACGGTATAACTAAAGAATTTATTGAAAAGTTCAGTCATTATATTGCTAACAATGTAAGCAGAGCATTTAATAAGATTGAAAATCTTTTAGAAGCCGATACAGATACACTGAGAATTAGCATTGTTCATGAATCGGCTGCAATTTCTGGAAGAACAGTTTGTATCAGAATAACACTTCCTGCTGTAAGAATGACAAGAGAAAGCATAATAAAAGATGGATATTGCAACAGAGATATATTAGAGTTATTAACAAACTGTGTTAAAGCTCGTATGAATTTTGTTTTCTGTGGAGAGCCGGGAGTTGGAAAGACAGAAGGAATAAAATTCTTTTCTCAGTATATTCCAAGCAATGAGAGGGTAATTACCATTGAAGATACATCAGAACTTCATTATAGAGAAATCAATCCAGATAAAGATTGTGTAGAGCTAATAGTATCAGAAGGATTCAGTTATACAAAGGCAATTAAAACAAGTCTTCGTCAAAATCCAAAATGGCTTATGTTATCAGAAGCACGTTCAGTAGAAGTTAAATATTTGCTAGAGAGCCTATCCACCGGAATTAGAGGCTTTACAACTATTCATACAGATGATGCAAGAAAGATTCCAGATAGAATATTGAATATGCTTGAAAGCAGAATAGATGCTGACAGGATGGAAAATGACATTTATATGTTTATTGATGTAGGAATTTTAATACGTAAGAAACAAATGAGAGATGGAAAGGTTCGTAGATATATAGACCAAGTATGCTTTTTCTATAGAGAAAATGGTAGTAATATAATTTTCCCAATGGTACTTAATGGAGAGCTTGTAAAAGAGAATATACCTAAAGCTGTTATGGAGAAGTTTGAACGAATGGAAATAAAGCCGTTTGAAAGTGAAGGAGGTAACAATATTGAAGAAAAAAAGTGCACTAAGATATCTTAG
- a CDS encoding FtsK/SpoIIIE domain-containing protein, with protein MVFLLLNVKQILRIDWRNVSILKNGTLQFHITFYFVFSVIFAAAISLISAWLYYHFQYDRIKQLMHRQKLARMILENKWYEAEQVQSNSFFKDISSGKTKERITHFPKIYYKLKNGLIHIQVEIILGKYQDQLLHLEKKLESGLYCELTDKELKDSYVEYTLLYDTIANRISIEDIQAEHGKLRLMKNIWWEYDKLPHMLIAGGTGGGKSYFILTLIEALLRTNSTLYVLDPKNSDLADLEAVMPNVYCKKDDMIACIDNFYDGMMKRNEDMKQMEGYKTGENYAYLGLPANFLIFDEYVAFMEMIGSKESTAVLNKLKQLVMLGRQSGYFLILACQRPDAKYLGDGIRDQFNFRVALGRMSEMGYGMMFGETDKDFFLKQIKGRGYVDTGTSVISEFYTPLVPKGHDFLNEIGKLVVKAEKAD; from the coding sequence ATGGTGTTTTTATTACTTAATGTAAAACAAATATTGCGTATAGATTGGAGAAACGTAAGTATTCTAAAAAATGGCACTTTACAGTTTCATATCACTTTTTATTTTGTGTTTAGTGTGATTTTTGCAGCGGCAATAAGTTTAATTTCAGCATGGCTATATTATCATTTCCAATATGATAGAATTAAGCAGCTCATGCACCGACAAAAATTAGCAAGGATGATATTAGAAAATAAATGGTATGAAGCAGAACAGGTACAGTCAAACAGTTTTTTTAAAGACATATCTTCAGGAAAGACAAAGGAAAGAATAACTCATTTTCCAAAGATATACTACAAGCTCAAAAATGGTTTGATTCATATTCAAGTAGAAATTATATTAGGTAAATATCAAGATCAGCTCTTGCATCTTGAAAAAAAGCTTGAAAGTGGTTTGTATTGTGAACTTACAGACAAGGAATTGAAGGATTCTTATGTAGAATATACGTTACTCTATGATACAATAGCAAATCGTATTTCTATAGAAGATATACAGGCTGAACATGGAAAGTTAAGATTAATGAAAAATATCTGGTGGGAATATGATAAATTACCTCATATGCTTATTGCAGGTGGTACAGGTGGCGGAAAAAGTTATTTTATCTTGACATTGATTGAAGCTCTGCTGCGTACTAATTCTACACTTTATGTTCTTGATCCTAAAAATTCGGACCTCGCAGACTTGGAAGCTGTTATGCCAAATGTTTATTGTAAAAAGGATGATATGATTGCGTGCATTGATAACTTTTATGATGGAATGATGAAGCGTAATGAGGATATGAAACAAATGGAAGGATATAAAACAGGTGAAAATTATGCTTATTTAGGATTGCCTGCTAATTTCCTCATTTTTGATGAATATGTTGCTTTTATGGAAATGATAGGAAGTAAGGAAAGTACCGCAGTTCTTAATAAGTTAAAGCAGCTTGTTATGCTTGGGAGACAGTCAGGATATTTTTTGATTCTTGCCTGCCAAAGACCAGATGCGAAATATCTTGGGGATGGGATTCGTGACCAGTTTAATTTTCGTGTAGCTTTAGGTCGTATGTCAGAAATGGGTTATGGAATGATGTTTGGTGAAACTGATAAAGACTTCTTCCTAAAGCAAATTAAAGGAAGGGGGTATGTAGATACAGGTACAAGTGTTATATCTGAATTTTATACTCCACTTGTACCTAAAGGGCATGATTTTTTAAATGAAATAGGTAAATTGGTTGTAAAAGCAGAGAAAGCAGATTAA
- a CDS encoding trypsin-like serine peptidase, with protein MLQELKKYICKIICDGNDKGTGFLVNKNTIITASHVIEEDSENIIAKFLEFGDKVIESKCTKIENECDYDVQILVLDKEIDLTEVIPLNTNMVTVGAEWYSYGYAGETSPQIAHVGGILTNVHNAFNPCDFNIDLDVKTGNLTNYKGLSGAPLIIDEKVQGILIHQNGPVLKAIEFSRVKEFLGSENIIPLSESQDDNVSNVKLISSEVMENFYINNKLNEIVNNQNKATIILQGSVGIGKSTFVQYYKSIRGVKVIGKYFSKVPQDTMPISYRMSPDVFYEWLNEKISYQLRARIIDTQNLPYVKKIEYLGKLFSNLSMKLKEKNEKALFFIDGIDELSNSSKEEIQRFLSFILMAKYESIFFIITSNNYLQLPINFLQSIDIQNNILEFKLYNIQETKYYLAKVLNKELNGVQLETLSSKSMGHPLYLRYIINYINFGYKEDLNTFIDELPTYSGDIKEYYNYLWIKISQNPLQLNFAAYLSRIRVAIDKVMFRKVLPSDIKLSFETVFQQLRYLFLDENIITYFHSSFADFINDKTDYMNNEIHHQIAKICLKNSNEDFSVVNLLYHLSNGEPEDLEKSISECNQSWIDKCTILNVTPDLMMQDIKGILSLACKKGDYISVIRLLLLLERSNFRYNEMFINFAFEIAKAEISFNRPDKAMQYIIRKNTLVLSLEDTLYCLEMLIEKNYSKQAKNIIIKLEAILEDYLEDNKGIPNFLISSLLLAYNMYQKFDKKSSAYKSRNILKLLYNSTDAGMKDLNYIVGISLAYNLWKYGEYFSLELAKKNNLEVNTDMAEFNIMLLCNALDMENKYHKKYINNYKTIVKDIEKMIEISPQEDNYLCIEALINQSTKYELVKNLIAKCNYYQMNSDLMNENGVDISADKFNSFFGYYRNEGYMLLLNEKSIDICAETFIYDWKKGINNLIKYVACIYGRGLYCKANNDYSSIENDYTQLLELLEKKLFDFDERTKFEHSYSIPEQIFPILFRYITEYITELKKDEIEYYLEFIERKSLNQFGIYSEGYFNVLFEVIYVLIKNNINTLYIKRIVDLTFREIKNKVMNRWERTPYLLNIIEIYNLIECTETAKDVYYEMLKTSMGPTWYKEDQLSLLSESFAPMSSKDITQDLIKRNFLLLDSAAGGMTFERYIRVEKESLIGQLWRKSFYNIAFNFLKIQIYPDMEALECNIKIENIDTNKYGLKSYRIANSIFLDSSILNILKEVKSNGKALIWSLSEVFMFGDERYLNDYIVIQSKIVNEMNQISSNDLSTYIERIMTILVCDCDEMKRYYFIKLYQRHLNKEIFNIILNKLCRVLNLSKDTIIIETKNAIAKYDSDISTDVSIKKASDSIKENTNKIKDDLYLEGTFGRFSVLENCKKDIEYADKELIKGNIETAINTYQKVILEIRKGGWDIWSENSGKEVSHCFESILNAAKSPEMIVKNLESIITDDNYCRYWIIANRLYNFIGNQCGELEKQKIISEIFDHLETIVIPNSQYSYKYNDITKWDLVRDEEQVLLELILWLAWYPDPFVSQKIIDLLPWLIKTNKEYLKNTLLLCFSEDINISELCVTICLYLSDKQDEQLWSLIYNYELLGKIISSNNFILKSTFLQIYNNYCNIHLDAQIYVETIESYFKSQDFSKVENLDCDCTNISFLKKADKKFIIAKLIHHDGVLSDIKKELINNIISEITPRSIDELEKLNFALCKSFNRNTVHFGYSHMLLYKSLNMVLNKYILREKSEIIANDIRRINPYFPSPKVESFNCYLRAEKLKKLLYSQGKFDDLLINECTFDGDNIVLYYCNYSYDKEQGLNNINLETYLVPQNDTIDKYSLNISRESKYYSNQYIHEETNDKTDIICTVNLVMPTLVKGRSIAQILPTTKFKRIIRATDNDFKMDIWNSGRVWSDSCGLAKNEGCQVIINSKQANNFPKDRKLIYKISDDIKTIFLDMHEHTIIEVDGY; from the coding sequence ATGTTACAAGAATTAAAGAAATATATTTGTAAAATAATATGCGATGGAAATGACAAAGGGACAGGTTTTCTTGTAAATAAAAATACAATAATTACTGCTTCACACGTCATTGAAGAAGATTCTGAAAATATAATAGCTAAATTTTTAGAGTTCGGTGACAAAGTAATAGAAAGTAAATGTACTAAGATAGAAAATGAATGCGATTATGATGTTCAAATTTTAGTTTTAGATAAAGAAATAGATTTAACAGAGGTTATACCATTAAATACAAACATGGTAACTGTAGGTGCAGAATGGTATAGTTATGGATATGCAGGAGAAACTAGCCCACAGATAGCACATGTTGGAGGGATACTAACTAATGTGCATAATGCATTTAATCCTTGTGATTTTAATATAGATTTAGATGTTAAAACCGGGAATCTTACAAACTATAAAGGTTTATCTGGAGCACCATTAATAATTGATGAAAAAGTTCAAGGAATACTTATACATCAAAATGGACCGGTACTTAAAGCCATAGAATTTAGCAGGGTTAAAGAATTTCTTGGATCTGAAAACATAATTCCATTGTCTGAAAGTCAAGACGATAATGTATCAAATGTTAAATTAATTAGTTCAGAAGTTATGGAAAATTTTTATATAAATAATAAATTAAATGAAATTGTAAATAATCAGAACAAAGCAACTATAATACTGCAAGGAAGCGTTGGTATTGGTAAATCCACTTTTGTTCAATACTATAAATCTATACGAGGGGTAAAAGTAATAGGGAAATATTTTAGTAAGGTGCCACAAGATACGATGCCGATTAGTTATAGAATGTCACCAGATGTTTTTTATGAGTGGTTGAATGAGAAAATTTCTTATCAGTTAAGGGCTAGAATAATCGATACACAAAATTTACCTTATGTGAAAAAAATAGAGTATTTAGGAAAATTATTTTCAAATTTATCAATGAAGCTTAAAGAAAAGAATGAAAAAGCATTGTTTTTTATTGATGGTATTGATGAATTATCAAATAGTAGTAAAGAAGAAATACAGAGATTTCTATCCTTTATCTTAATGGCAAAATACGAAAGCATATTTTTTATAATAACATCAAATAATTATTTACAGTTGCCAATAAATTTCTTACAGTCAATTGATATACAGAATAATATTTTAGAATTTAAATTATATAATATTCAAGAAACGAAATATTACTTAGCTAAAGTATTAAATAAAGAACTTAATGGAGTTCAACTAGAAACTTTAAGTAGTAAATCTATGGGGCATCCTTTGTATTTAAGATATATTATAAATTATATTAATTTCGGATACAAAGAAGATTTAAATACTTTTATAGATGAACTTCCAACTTATAGTGGAGACATAAAAGAATATTATAATTACTTGTGGATAAAAATATCACAAAATCCACTGCAATTAAATTTTGCAGCGTACTTATCAAGAATTAGAGTTGCTATAGATAAAGTAATGTTTAGAAAGGTACTGCCTAGTGATATTAAGTTAAGTTTTGAAACTGTATTTCAACAACTTAGATATTTGTTTCTTGATGAAAACATAATTACATATTTTCATAGTTCATTTGCAGATTTTATAAATGATAAGACTGATTATATGAATAATGAAATACATCATCAAATTGCCAAAATTTGTTTGAAAAATAGTAATGAGGATTTCTCAGTTGTAAATCTTCTTTACCATTTGTCTAATGGAGAACCTGAGGATTTAGAAAAAAGTATATCTGAGTGTAATCAAAGTTGGATAGATAAATGTACAATTTTAAATGTTACTCCAGATTTAATGATGCAGGATATAAAAGGAATTTTGAGTTTAGCATGCAAAAAAGGAGATTATATATCTGTTATTAGATTATTATTATTATTAGAGAGAAGCAATTTTAGGTACAATGAAATGTTTATTAATTTCGCATTTGAAATAGCAAAAGCAGAAATATCATTTAACAGACCGGATAAAGCAATGCAATATATAATTAGAAAAAATACCTTAGTTCTTTCGTTAGAAGACACACTTTATTGTCTTGAAATGCTTATAGAGAAAAATTATTCAAAGCAAGCTAAGAATATAATAATTAAACTTGAAGCGATATTAGAAGATTATTTAGAAGATAATAAGGGAATACCTAATTTTCTTATAAGTAGTTTATTGTTAGCATATAATATGTATCAAAAGTTTGATAAGAAGAGTTCTGCCTACAAATCTAGAAACATACTTAAATTATTGTATAATAGTACAGATGCTGGAATGAAAGATTTAAATTATATTGTTGGTATTTCACTAGCATATAATTTATGGAAATATGGTGAATATTTTTCACTTGAACTTGCTAAAAAGAATAATTTAGAAGTAAATACAGATATGGCAGAATTTAATATTATGTTATTATGTAATGCATTAGATATGGAGAATAAATATCATAAAAAATATATAAATAATTACAAAACGATAGTAAAAGATATTGAAAAAATGATAGAAATTTCACCACAAGAGGATAATTATTTATGTATAGAAGCTTTAATAAACCAAAGCACAAAGTATGAACTTGTAAAAAATTTAATTGCAAAGTGCAACTATTATCAAATGAATAGCGATTTAATGAATGAGAATGGCGTTGATATATCAGCAGATAAATTTAATTCTTTTTTTGGTTACTATCGTAATGAAGGATATATGTTGTTATTAAACGAAAAATCAATAGATATTTGTGCAGAAACATTTATATATGACTGGAAAAAAGGAATTAATAATTTAATAAAATATGTAGCATGTATTTATGGAAGAGGATTATATTGTAAAGCTAATAATGATTATTCGAGTATTGAGAATGACTATACTCAATTACTAGAATTGCTTGAAAAGAAATTATTTGATTTTGATGAAAGAACAAAGTTTGAACATAGCTATAGCATACCAGAACAAATATTTCCTATTTTATTTAGATATATTACAGAATATATAACAGAATTAAAAAAAGACGAAATAGAATACTATTTGGAGTTTATTGAAAGAAAATCTTTAAATCAATTCGGAATTTATTCTGAAGGATATTTTAATGTTCTTTTTGAAGTTATATATGTTTTAATTAAAAATAATATTAACACATTATATATAAAACGAATTGTCGATTTAACTTTTAGAGAAATAAAAAATAAAGTTATGAATAGATGGGAAAGGACACCATATTTACTTAATATAATTGAAATATATAATTTGATAGAGTGTACGGAAACTGCTAAAGATGTATACTATGAGATGTTAAAGACATCTATGGGGCCAACTTGGTATAAAGAAGATCAACTTTCATTGTTAAGTGAAAGTTTTGCACCAATGAGTTCAAAGGATATTACACAGGACTTGATTAAAAGAAATTTCCTTTTGCTAGATTCAGCAGCAGGTGGGATGACATTTGAAAGATATATTAGAGTCGAGAAAGAAAGTTTAATTGGTCAATTGTGGAGAAAGTCATTTTATAATATTGCATTTAATTTTTTAAAGATTCAAATATATCCGGACATGGAAGCATTAGAATGTAATATTAAGATTGAAAATATTGATACTAACAAATATGGATTAAAAAGTTATAGAATAGCTAATAGTATTTTTTTAGATAGTTCAATATTAAATATTTTAAAAGAAGTAAAATCAAATGGAAAAGCACTAATATGGAGTTTGTCTGAAGTTTTCATGTTTGGAGATGAAAGATATTTAAATGATTATATTGTTATACAGTCTAAGATTGTTAATGAAATGAATCAAATTAGTAGTAATGATTTATCTACTTATATTGAAAGAATAATGACAATTCTAGTATGTGATTGTGATGAGATGAAAAGATATTATTTTATAAAATTATATCAAAGGCATCTTAATAAAGAAATATTTAATATTATTTTAAATAAACTTTGCAGAGTGCTAAATTTATCCAAAGATACAATAATAATTGAAACTAAAAATGCTATAGCAAAGTATGATAGTGATATTTCTACAGATGTTTCAATTAAAAAAGCCTCTGATTCAATAAAAGAAAATACAAATAAAATTAAAGATGATTTATATTTAGAAGGGACTTTTGGAAGATTTTCTGTGTTGGAAAATTGTAAAAAAGATATTGAATATGCTGATAAGGAATTAATAAAGGGAAATATTGAAACGGCTATTAATACATATCAGAAAGTTATATTAGAAATACGTAAAGGCGGATGGGATATATGGAGTGAAAATTCAGGTAAAGAAGTTAGCCATTGTTTTGAAAGTATTCTAAATGCAGCTAAAAGCCCAGAGATGATAGTTAAAAATTTAGAATCTATAATTACAGATGATAATTATTGTAGATATTGGATAATAGCAAATAGATTATATAATTTTATTGGAAATCAATGTGGAGAGTTAGAAAAACAGAAGATTATTTCTGAAATATTTGATCACCTTGAAACCATTGTAATCCCTAATTCACAATATAGCTATAAGTATAATGATATAACAAAATGGGATTTAGTAAGAGATGAAGAACAAGTTTTATTAGAACTTATTCTATGGTTAGCATGGTATCCTGATCCATTTGTCTCACAGAAAATTATTGATTTATTACCTTGGTTAATTAAAACTAACAAGGAATACTTGAAGAATACATTACTATTATGTTTTAGCGAAGATATTAACATTTCAGAACTTTGTGTAACTATATGCTTATATTTATCTGATAAACAAGATGAACAATTGTGGAGTTTAATTTATAATTATGAATTATTAGGAAAAATAATATCTTCTAATAATTTTATTCTAAAATCAACATTTTTACAGATATATAATAATTATTGTAACATACATCTAGATGCTCAAATATATGTTGAAACAATTGAGAGTTATTTTAAATCACAAGATTTCAGCAAAGTAGAAAATTTAGATTGTGATTGCACGAATATTAGCTTTTTAAAAAAAGCAGATAAAAAATTTATTATAGCTAAGCTAATACATCATGATGGAGTATTAAGTGACATTAAAAAAGAATTAATTAATAACATAATAAGTGAAATAACACCTAGAAGTATAGATGAGCTTGAAAAGTTAAATTTTGCTTTATGTAAATCATTTAATAGGAATACTGTGCATTTTGGATATTCACATATGTTATTATATAAAAGTTTGAACATGGTATTAAATAAATATATACTTCGAGAAAAAAGTGAAATTATAGCAAATGATATTAGAAGAATAAATCCGTATTTTCCAAGCCCTAAAGTGGAAAGCTTTAATTGTTATTTGAGAGCAGAAAAACTTAAAAAGTTATTATATAGTCAAGGAAAATTCGATGATTTATTGATTAATGAATGTACATTTGACGGAGATAATATAGTATTGTATTATTGCAATTATTCATATGATAAAGAGCAAGGTTTAAATAATATAAATTTAGAAACATATCTTGTGCCACAAAATGATACAATAGATAAATATTCATTAAATATAAGTAGAGAAAGCAAATATTATTCTAATCAATATATACATGAAGAAACTAATGATAAGACTGATATTATTTGCACAGTAAATTTAGTGATGCCTACTCTTGTAAAAGGTAGATCAATAGCACAAATTCTACCTACTACAAAATTTAAAAGAATTATAAGGGCAACAGATAATGACTTTAAGATGGATATATGGAATAGTGGAAGAGTATGGAGTGATTCTTGTGGGTTAGCGAAGAATGAAGGGTGTCAAGTTATAATAAATTCAAAACAAGCTAATAATTTTCCAAAAGACAGGAAACTAATATATAAAATATCCGATGACATTAAAACAATATTTTTAGATATGCATGAACATACAATAATTGAAGTAGATGGATATTAA
- a CDS encoding InlB B-repeat-containing protein has product MSVTAGTGIGSVLGEGSYYYGASATVDANVKTGYTWTSWSGTYNSNNKKYTFTVTDNVSLKANAEANTYYIVFHSNGGSGAMETLTCKYDMTYTLAAMSFTPPVHPNTYLGWNTDPNAFSASFMERQEIKNLTSINGYTFNFYVIWDYAPDLTAYDRYFTLYEAQTGVITESELLRTVKSIDREDGTTQVRVKNYSSSMFTSFTSSGEATIIYITTDSKNNTTEKQIKVAIVDTESTKEGPMDFDGVKKYARFISPKYYLEYYENGGLEATSKWKSETDYRATLVAAMNNVKGKNGNWSHVAQTWVFNEDDISLAKQYVTKNGMGNSKGGSVLEGFLRSFSAEITKK; this is encoded by the coding sequence GTGAGTGTAACCGCTGGTACAGGAATAGGCAGCGTTTTAGGTGAGGGCAGTTATTATTATGGTGCAAGCGCTACAGTCGATGCAAATGTGAAAACAGGATATACTTGGACGAGCTGGAGTGGTACGTATAATTCTAACAATAAAAAATATACTTTTACTGTAACTGACAATGTAAGTCTAAAGGCAAATGCAGAAGCAAATACCTATTATATTGTGTTTCATTCAAATGGTGGTAGTGGTGCTATGGAAACATTAACCTGCAAGTATGATATGACGTACACTTTAGCAGCAATGAGCTTTACTCCACCAGTTCATCCTAATACCTATCTAGGATGGAATACAGACCCGAATGCTTTCTCAGCTAGTTTTATGGAACGGCAGGAAATCAAGAATCTGACAAGTATAAATGGATATACCTTTAATTTCTATGTAATATGGGATTATGCACCAGATTTAACCGCTTATGACCGTTACTTTACGTTGTATGAAGCTCAAACAGGTGTAATTACAGAATCAGAGCTTTTAAGAACGGTAAAATCAATTGATAGAGAAGATGGAACAACACAGGTGAGAGTTAAAAACTATTCATCTTCAATGTTTACCAGTTTTACAAGTTCTGGAGAAGCTACTATAATATATATAACTACAGACAGCAAAAATAATACAACAGAAAAGCAGATAAAAGTTGCTATAGTTGATACAGAATCAACTAAGGAAGGACCTATGGATTTTGATGGAGTAAAAAAATACGCAAGGTTTATTAGTCCTAAGTATTACTTAGAATATTATGAGAATGGTGGTTTGGAGGCTACATCAAAGTGGAAAAGCGAAACAGATTATAGAGCTACATTAGTTGCAGCTATGAATAATGTTAAAGGCAAAAATGGCAATTGGTCGCATGTAGCACAGACTTGGGTATTCAACGAGGATGATATTTCTTTAGCTAAACAGTATGTAACTAAAAACGGTATGGGAAACTCAAAAGGTGGAAGTGTATTAGAAGGATTTTTAAGAAGTTTTAGTGCGGAAATCACTAAAAAATAG
- a CDS encoding MBL fold metallo-hydrolase has translation MNEVEVIMFQADCGDSFLVTIKSEKEINILIDCGTRDTYYNCIKPKLVEMKNHNRLLDFVILTHMHADHIEGALYLFKENVSNDVSNIIKIENIIYNGIKGLQISNYENGTCDEYDKAVFEGVLSQGKAALQGEGGNVSQNISMKQELFLSSYILKGGYRWNSFSQFTDGIILADDLPKIEIDNNTSITFLSPNAENLKNLNQLWEKSLKKIRKKITLIENDLTRNAYEAYMYLISRLESEQLIHQISQESVINTKDVRKLSKLEIEQDTKKIENGSSIAFMLTFKDKNLLFLGDSFSEIYYKNLLRLKKEGMKTYFDLIKVSHHGSKFNICDEFLENFDSAIYLISTNGKYDHPDIETISKIINRKIDISSNDQNRRSIIISNETQSIKKFDKKILKDEFNYTIRYLSNESIIIK, from the coding sequence ATGAATGAAGTTGAAGTTATAATGTTTCAAGCGGATTGTGGAGATAGCTTTTTAGTTACGATTAAGAGTGAAAAAGAAATAAATATTCTCATTGATTGTGGGACAAGGGATACTTACTATAATTGTATTAAGCCAAAGTTAGTCGAGATGAAAAATCATAATAGACTATTAGATTTTGTTATTTTGACTCATATGCATGCGGATCATATAGAGGGAGCACTATATCTGTTTAAAGAGAATGTAAGCAATGATGTTAGTAATATTATTAAAATAGAAAATATAATTTATAATGGGATAAAAGGATTGCAAATATCTAATTATGAGAATGGTACATGTGATGAATACGATAAGGCCGTATTTGAGGGTGTACTTTCACAAGGAAAAGCAGCGTTGCAAGGTGAAGGTGGAAATGTTTCACAAAACATAAGCATGAAGCAGGAATTATTTTTATCAAGTTATATATTAAAAGGTGGTTATAGATGGAATTCATTTAGTCAATTTACTGATGGTATAATATTGGCTGATGACTTACCTAAAATAGAGATAGATAATAATACATCTATAACTTTTTTATCGCCTAATGCTGAAAATTTAAAAAATCTCAATCAATTATGGGAAAAATCTTTAAAAAAAATTAGGAAGAAAATAACGTTAATAGAAAATGATTTAACGAGAAATGCATATGAAGCATATATGTACTTGATAAGCCGTTTAGAAAGTGAACAGCTTATCCATCAAATATCTCAAGAAAGTGTAATAAATACAAAGGATGTACGCAAATTATCAAAACTTGAAATTGAACAAGATACTAAAAAAATAGAAAATGGATCTTCTATTGCATTTATGCTGACTTTTAAAGATAAAAATTTGCTTTTTTTAGGAGATTCATTTTCTGAGATATATTATAAAAATTTATTAAGACTAAAAAAAGAAGGTATGAAAACTTATTTTGATTTAATAAAAGTGTCACATCATGGTAGTAAGTTCAATATTTGTGATGAATTTTTGGAAAACTTTGATTCTGCAATATATTTAATATCAACTAATGGAAAATATGATCATCCGGATATTGAAACAATTTCCAAAATAATTAATAGAAAAATCGATATATCCAGCAATGATCAGAATAGAAGAAGTATAATTATTAGTAATGAAACACAATCCATAAAAAAATTTGATAAGAAAATTTTAAAGGATGAGTTTAATTATACAATTCGGTATTTAAGCAATGAATCTATAATTATTAAATAG